A genomic window from Anolis carolinensis isolate JA03-04 unplaced genomic scaffold, rAnoCar3.1.pri scaffold_13, whole genome shotgun sequence includes:
- the cdr2 gene encoding cerebellar degeneration-related protein 2, whose translation MLTDSLVEEFEIREDEPWYDQQDLQQDLHLAAELGKTLLDRNTELETSLQQMYSTNQEQLQEIEYLTKQVELLRQMNDQHAKVYEQLDVTARELEDANQKLVADSRGAQQKILSLTETIESLQIHIDDLQRQVEELKNSGQGLVSRERPEQPRSVHSFPCLKELYDLRKYFVYDHIFAEKITSMDSQPSPLEEENQNLKKAVTLLQAQLNLEKEKRMTIEEEYSLMFKENCDLEQRLVDVDLYRARAEELEVEVAEMKQIFQSENTFVNGVEKLVPESFFISFKDSLERELSQSPSEGLSLTVPELDKRALKRSSSETILASGAGGDLLKGHEETCIRRAEAVKQRGISLLNEVDAQYNALKVKYEELLKKCQIDEESLKHKAVQTSKQYSKDVNVGNVVLDTCTRAPEPTPSSSSCSPPEYKLLFKEIFSCIKKTKQEIDEHRAKYKSFPSQP comes from the exons ATGCTGACCGACAGTTTGGTGGAGGAGTTCGAGATCCGCGAGGATGAGCCTTGGTACGACCAGCAGGACCTGCAGCAAG ATCTCCATCTTGCTGCTGAGCTTGGAAAGACACTGTTGGACCGGAACACTGAGCTGGAAACATCCCTACAGCAGATGTATTCGACCAATCAAGAGCAATTGCAGGAAATAGAG TATCTTACAAAGCAGGTGGAACTTCTGCGTCAGATGAATGATCAACATGCCAAAGTTTATGAGCAGCTTGATGTTACTGCCAGAGAACTAGAAGATGCTAATCAAAAACTGGTTGCCGATAGTAGAGGTGCACAGCAAAAGATACTAAG cCTAACCGAGACAATTGAAAGTCTTCAAATACACATTGATGACCTCCAGAGGCAAGTGGAAGAGTTGAAGAATTCTGGGCAAGGCCTCGTGAGCCGGGAAAGGCCTGAGCAGCCAAGATCGGTTCACAGTTTTCCATGTCTAAAGGAACTGTATGACCTTCGCAA GTATTTTGTTTACGATCATATCTTTGCGGAAAAAATTACTTCAATGGACAGTCAGCCAAGTCCTCTAGAGGAAGAGAACCAGAACCTGAAAAAGGCCGTTACGCTCTTGCAAGCTCAGCTGAATTTGGAAAAAGAGAAGAGGATGACCATCGAGGAAGAGTACAGTCTCATGTTTAAGGAGAATTGTGATCTTGAGCAGCGGCTGGTGGATGTTGATCTGTATCGTGCCAGAGCTGAAGAGCTGGAGGTTGAAGTGGCAGAAATGAAGCAGATCTTTCAGTCTGAAAACACATTTGTGAATGGGGTGGAAAAGCTCGTTCCGGAgtccttttttatttcctttaaagACTCTTTAGAAAGAGAGCTGAGTCAGAGCCCTTCAGAGGGGCTGTCTTTAACTGTTCCGGAACTGGACAAACGGGCTCTCAAGAGGAGCAGCAGCGAGACCATACTTGCCAGTGGCGCAGGAGGGGACCTCCTCAAAGGCCATGAAGAGACCTGTATTCGGCGGGCAGAAGCCGTGAAGCAAAGGGGCATCTCTCTGCTTAATGAGGTGGATGCCCAGTATAATGCCCTGAAAGTCAAGTATGAAGAACTTCTGAAGAAATGTCAAATAGATGAAGAGTCATTGAAACACAAGGCTGTGCAAACCTCAAAGCAGTATTCCAAAGATGTAAATGTGGGAAATGTAGTATTGGACACGTGTACTAGAGCACCTGAGCCTACACCCAGCTCATCTTCATGTAGTCCACCTGAATACAAACTGCTCTTTAAAGAAATCTTCAGCTGCATCAAGAAAACTAAACAGGAAATAGATGAACATCGGGCAAAGTATAAATCTTTCCCTTCTCAGCCTTaa